One Rossellomorea aquimaris DNA window includes the following coding sequences:
- the ilvD gene encoding dihydroxy-acid dehydratase, translated as MRSDMIKKGIDRAPHRSLLYATGVKLEDMEKPFIGVCNSYIDIIPGHMHLNGFAQVVKEAIREAGGIPFEFNTIGVDDGIAMGHIGMRYSLPSRELIADSAETVINAHWFDGVFYIPNCDKITPGMLMSAVRTNVPSVFVSGGPMEAGVSSDGKPLSLVSVFEGVGAHQSGRMTAEQLLDIEANACPTCGSCSGMFTANSMNSLMEMLGMAPPGNGTIVATSEERHQLIKDAAKYLVEMVKKDIKPRDIITKDTIDDAFALDMAMGGSTNTVLHTLAIANEAEIDYDINRINKVAERVPYLSKISPASDYSMQDVHNAGGVSAIIKELCEMEAVHKDRITVTGKSLYENVKDAHIQNDDVIRRRENAHSPVGGLSVLFGNIAPNGGVIKVGAVDPSIKTFMGEAIVYESQDDALAGIESGEVKEGHVVVIRYEGPKGGPGMPEMLAPTAAIAGRGLEKKVALMTDGRFSGASRGISIGHVSPEAAEGGPIGVVENGDPIFIDLTNRTISLMVSETELQFRQKEWVQPPPKIRKGYLARYAKLVTSASTGGILKTE; from the coding sequence GTGCGAAGTGACATGATCAAGAAAGGAATCGACCGGGCTCCCCACCGCAGCTTACTATATGCTACGGGAGTCAAGCTCGAAGACATGGAAAAACCATTTATCGGGGTGTGCAATTCTTACATCGACATCATTCCCGGTCATATGCATTTAAACGGATTTGCCCAGGTGGTGAAAGAAGCGATCCGGGAAGCCGGCGGAATTCCATTCGAATTCAACACAATCGGTGTGGATGATGGAATCGCCATGGGACATATCGGGATGAGGTACTCACTCCCGAGCCGGGAACTGATTGCCGACTCAGCAGAAACCGTCATCAACGCTCACTGGTTCGACGGAGTGTTTTACATTCCGAACTGTGACAAGATCACACCGGGAATGCTCATGTCAGCGGTCAGAACAAACGTCCCTTCCGTCTTTGTATCGGGAGGCCCGATGGAAGCGGGGGTTTCCAGCGACGGGAAGCCATTATCACTCGTATCCGTTTTCGAAGGGGTCGGTGCCCATCAGTCAGGAAGGATGACGGCAGAACAGCTTCTCGACATCGAAGCCAATGCATGTCCCACTTGCGGATCATGCTCTGGAATGTTCACAGCTAACTCCATGAATTCCCTGATGGAAATGCTTGGGATGGCTCCTCCGGGAAATGGCACGATTGTTGCCACATCGGAAGAACGGCATCAGTTAATCAAGGATGCAGCCAAATATCTGGTGGAAATGGTGAAGAAGGATATTAAACCAAGAGACATCATAACGAAAGACACCATCGATGATGCATTCGCTTTAGACATGGCCATGGGAGGTTCCACCAATACCGTCCTCCACACATTGGCAATTGCCAATGAGGCGGAAATCGATTATGACATCAACCGTATCAATAAGGTCGCTGAACGAGTTCCCTATTTATCTAAAATAAGCCCGGCCTCAGATTACTCCATGCAGGACGTTCATAACGCTGGAGGGGTCAGCGCCATTATTAAAGAGTTATGTGAAATGGAAGCTGTACACAAAGATCGCATCACCGTTACAGGGAAGTCTCTTTATGAAAATGTGAAGGATGCTCATATTCAAAATGACGATGTCATCCGTCGAAGGGAAAACGCCCACAGTCCAGTCGGAGGATTATCCGTCCTCTTTGGGAATATTGCTCCGAACGGTGGCGTCATCAAAGTCGGAGCAGTCGACCCATCCATAAAAACCTTCATGGGTGAAGCAATTGTATACGAATCTCAGGATGACGCACTTGCCGGCATTGAAAGTGGAGAAGTGAAAGAAGGGCATGTAGTGGTGATCCGTTACGAAGGGCCAAAGGGTGGTCCGGGAATGCCGGAGATGCTGGCACCAACGGCAGCCATTGCAGGAAGGGGCCTTGAAAAGAAAGTCGCACTCATGACAGACGGCAGGTTTTCAGGAGCATCCCGGGGCATTTCAATCGGTCATGTCTCACCGGAAGCTGCTGAAGGAGGACCGATCGGTGTGGTTGAAAATGGAGATCCCATCTTCATAGATCTCACGAATCGAACGATCTCCCTCATGGTTTCAGAAACAGAACTTCAGTTCAGGCAAAAGGAGTGGGTACAGCCTCCTCCAAAAATCAGAAAAGGTTACTTAGCAAGATATGCCAAGCTTGTAACATCAGCTAGTACAGGTGGAATCTTGAAAACGGAATAA
- the ilvB gene encoding acetolactate synthase large subunit translates to MRAKVEAEPASQTLTENVNGADMLMKALKEEKVEILFGYPGGAVLPIYDALYKAPIKHVLARHEQGAIHAAEGYARVSGRPGVVIATSGPGATNLVTGIADAMMDSLPLVIFTGQVASGVIGTDAFQEADVVGITMPITKHNYQVRDIKDLPRIVKEAFHIASTGRPGPVLVDIPKDLTLQQAYPVRDVEMDLPGYQPNFYPNPLQIKKLVEAIKVSRQPVILAGAGVLHGKATEELKTFAEQYELPVIHTLLGLGGFPADHPLFLGMAGMHGCYASNMALHECDLLINIGARFDDRLTGNLATFAPRAKVVHIDIDPAEIGKNVKTQIPIVADAKQALEKLLQHEEEKPDFDAWHHHLKSYKREYPFWYNQANDVLSPQRLIEQVYEMTNGEAVVTTDVGQHQMWAAQYYSFKKPNNWVTSGGLGTMGFGFPAAIGAQLANPSSTVVAFVGDGGFQMTLQELVLLKELNLPVKVVLLNNGTLGMVRQWQETFFEERYSQSVFAMQPDFVKLAESYGIKGYQVKTQEEVDSVLKDALTSDEPVLIDCWVNPKENVYPMVAPGKGLHEMLGVKP, encoded by the coding sequence ATGAGAGCGAAGGTAGAGGCAGAACCCGCTTCACAGACACTGACAGAAAACGTCAACGGTGCTGATATGCTCATGAAAGCTTTGAAGGAGGAAAAGGTTGAGATTCTGTTTGGGTATCCTGGAGGAGCGGTCTTGCCGATTTACGATGCTCTATACAAAGCCCCGATCAAGCACGTTCTCGCTCGTCATGAGCAAGGCGCCATCCATGCGGCAGAAGGGTATGCCCGTGTATCAGGGAGACCGGGTGTGGTCATTGCCACATCAGGACCGGGAGCAACGAATTTAGTGACAGGGATTGCCGATGCCATGATGGATTCGCTGCCTCTTGTTATTTTTACCGGGCAGGTGGCTTCAGGGGTCATCGGAACCGATGCTTTTCAGGAAGCGGACGTAGTCGGGATAACGATGCCGATCACCAAGCATAATTATCAGGTGCGTGATATTAAAGATTTACCGAGGATTGTGAAGGAAGCCTTTCATATCGCATCGACCGGCAGGCCTGGACCGGTACTTGTCGACATTCCGAAAGACTTGACCTTGCAGCAAGCTTATCCGGTACGCGATGTGGAAATGGACTTACCGGGGTACCAGCCTAACTTCTATCCCAATCCGCTTCAAATCAAGAAGCTGGTGGAAGCCATCAAAGTATCCCGGCAGCCGGTCATCTTAGCCGGGGCAGGAGTCCTTCACGGAAAGGCAACGGAGGAACTGAAGACTTTCGCAGAACAATATGAACTCCCGGTGATTCACACCCTCTTAGGTTTAGGTGGATTTCCGGCAGATCACCCGTTGTTTCTCGGCATGGCAGGGATGCATGGGTGTTATGCAAGCAATATGGCTCTCCACGAATGTGACTTGCTTATCAATATCGGGGCCCGATTTGATGACCGGTTGACAGGGAATCTCGCTACTTTTGCACCAAGGGCCAAGGTGGTCCATATTGACATCGATCCCGCGGAGATCGGGAAGAACGTCAAAACGCAGATCCCGATCGTAGCCGATGCCAAACAGGCACTGGAAAAACTCCTTCAACATGAGGAAGAGAAGCCTGATTTCGATGCCTGGCATCATCATCTCAAGTCATACAAAAGGGAATATCCTTTCTGGTATAACCAGGCCAACGATGTACTGTCACCTCAACGCCTCATCGAACAGGTGTATGAAATGACCAACGGGGAAGCGGTTGTCACAACAGACGTTGGACAGCATCAAATGTGGGCGGCACAGTATTACTCTTTTAAAAAGCCGAATAATTGGGTCACTTCCGGAGGCCTTGGAACGATGGGATTCGGATTTCCCGCAGCGATCGGGGCTCAGTTAGCGAACCCTTCAAGTACAGTGGTTGCCTTTGTAGGCGATGGCGGATTCCAGATGACTCTTCAAGAGCTGGTGCTGCTTAAAGAGTTGAACCTTCCTGTTAAAGTGGTCCTTCTTAATAACGGTACCCTCGGAATGGTGAGACAGTGGCAGGAGACATTCTTTGAAGAAAGATATTCACAGTCGGTCTTCGCTATGCAGCCTGACTTTGTAAAACTGGCTGAATCATACGGAATCAAAGGATATCAAGTGAAAACCCAGGAGGAAGTCGATTCTGTTTTAAAAGATGCCTTAACGAGTGATGAACCAGTGCTCATTGATTGCTGGGTGAATCCGAAGGAAAATGTCTACCCGATGGTGGCTCCAGGTAAGGGATTACACGAAATGTTAGGAGTGAAACCATGA
- the ilvN gene encoding acetolactate synthase small subunit: MRKRIVTALVHNRSGVLNRVTGLFTKRQFNIESISVGYTEVEGISRMTFVVNVEDDRKIEQLLKQLHKQIDVLKVSDITDQGVVARELALIKVLSTGQTRSEINGIVEPFRAAIIDVARDSVTVQVTGETSKIEAIIDLLRPYGIKEIARTGITAFARGNGKSVTDLKQYSIVN; encoded by the coding sequence ATGAGGAAACGGATTGTAACTGCTCTCGTTCATAACCGGAGTGGTGTATTGAATCGGGTGACCGGATTGTTTACAAAGCGTCAGTTCAACATCGAAAGCATTTCAGTCGGCTATACAGAAGTCGAAGGAATTTCGAGAATGACGTTTGTCGTCAATGTAGAAGACGATCGCAAAATAGAACAGCTTTTAAAACAGCTTCATAAACAAATTGATGTCCTCAAGGTATCCGACATCACGGATCAAGGCGTAGTCGCAAGGGAACTGGCACTCATCAAAGTGTTAAGTACAGGGCAGACCCGATCTGAAATCAATGGAATCGTTGAACCTTTCAGAGCCGCCATCATTGATGTGGCAAGGGACAGCGTAACCGTCCAGGTAACAGGCGAAACATCCAAAATTGAAGCCATCATCGATCTGTTAAGACCATACGGAATCAAAGAAATTGCCCGAACAGGCATCACGGCATTCGCAAGGGGAAATGGTAAATCGGTGACGGATTTAAAACAATATTCAATCGTGAATTAG
- the ilvC gene encoding ketol-acid reductoisomerase codes for MVKVYYNGDVNEEVLKGKKVAVVGYGSQGHAHAQNLKESGFDVVVGLRKGKSWDQAEKDGFDVYSVREASEQADVIMVLLPDEHQPKVYEAEIKPALSSGKALAFAHGFNIHFHQVVPPEDVDVFLVAPKGPGHLVRRTFEEGAGVPALFGVYQDASGQAGELALAYAKGVGAGRAGILETSFQEETETDLFGEQAVLCGGVTSLVKAGFETLVEAGYQKEVAYFECLHELKLIVDLMYEQGLEGMRFSISDTAQWGDFVSGPRVVNEETKARMKEVLTDIQTGKFAKGWILENQANRPEFNAINQRESQHPIEVVGKELRKMMPFVQKPSTKEKEVVASANH; via the coding sequence ATGGTAAAGGTATATTATAACGGAGATGTGAATGAAGAGGTTTTAAAAGGGAAGAAGGTAGCGGTTGTAGGTTATGGTTCACAAGGTCACGCACATGCTCAGAACCTGAAGGAAAGCGGATTTGATGTTGTAGTCGGATTACGAAAAGGGAAGTCCTGGGACCAGGCGGAAAAAGACGGATTTGATGTCTACTCGGTCCGCGAAGCAAGTGAACAGGCAGACGTCATCATGGTTCTCCTGCCGGATGAGCATCAACCGAAAGTGTATGAGGCAGAAATCAAGCCGGCCCTCTCCTCAGGCAAAGCACTGGCATTTGCACACGGATTTAATATCCATTTCCATCAAGTGGTTCCTCCAGAAGATGTAGATGTATTCCTGGTAGCACCGAAAGGACCGGGACACCTGGTAAGAAGAACATTTGAAGAAGGAGCCGGAGTGCCCGCACTCTTTGGGGTTTATCAAGACGCTTCAGGTCAAGCCGGTGAACTGGCCCTTGCGTATGCAAAAGGTGTAGGGGCAGGACGCGCAGGAATCCTGGAAACATCCTTCCAGGAAGAAACGGAAACCGATCTATTCGGGGAACAGGCAGTCCTGTGTGGAGGGGTGACATCCCTTGTGAAAGCAGGATTCGAAACGCTGGTCGAAGCCGGGTATCAAAAAGAGGTCGCCTATTTCGAGTGTTTACACGAATTGAAGCTGATCGTTGACTTAATGTATGAGCAGGGATTAGAAGGAATGCGCTTCTCAATCTCAGACACAGCTCAATGGGGAGACTTCGTTTCAGGTCCACGAGTGGTGAACGAAGAAACGAAAGCCCGTATGAAGGAAGTATTAACGGATATCCAAACAGGAAAATTTGCGAAGGGATGGATCCTGGAGAACCAGGCGAACCGTCCGGAGTTTAACGCAATCAACCAGCGTGAAAGTCAGCATCCGATTGAAGTCGTTGGAAAAGAGCTTCGCAAAATGATGCCATTTGTACAGAAACCTTCTACTAAAGAAAAGGAAGTGGTTGCGAGTGCGAACCATTGA
- a CDS encoding 2-isopropylmalate synthase: MRTIEIFDTTLRDGEQSAGVNLNTIEKIEVARQLERLGVDIIEAGFPAASKGDFDAVQRIGSTIKNSSVTGLARAQQRDIDAVWESLKNTAEPRLHVFLATSPIHMTHKLKMTPDQVIDTAVQAVQYAKKFFPVVQWSAEDACRTDLNFLVKIMERVIAAGASVINLPDTVGYITPHKYGELFRYVRENVPNIDGVKLSAHCHDDLGMATANSLAAIENGADQIEGTINGIGERAGNAALEEIAVALRIREDFYGATTRLKLDEIKKTSSLVSKLTGMRVPANKAVVGDNAFAHESGIHQDGMLKEKTTYEIITPELIGVNATRLVLGKHSGRHAFKNKVIELGFELSDEKLNEAFHAFKDLADKKKEIVDEDLFSILTNKQTEMADGVGFTLERMQVQYGMDNIPTATIELKFEDGSVTQLASTGSGSVEAIYNTIEKILPSSSRLLDYKINSVGGGRDALAEVYVRLEYNGEKTSGRGTAQDVLEASARAYLNAVNRSAQRKSQSMEKEAVEAGL, from the coding sequence GTGCGAACCATTGAGATTTTTGACACAACCCTAAGGGACGGTGAACAGTCAGCAGGCGTAAATCTTAATACGATTGAAAAGATCGAAGTTGCGAGACAACTGGAAAGGCTGGGGGTAGACATCATTGAAGCCGGGTTTCCTGCAGCTTCAAAAGGAGACTTCGATGCCGTACAGAGGATCGGTTCCACGATCAAAAACAGCTCTGTTACAGGGCTGGCAAGAGCTCAGCAGCGGGATATAGATGCAGTTTGGGAATCTCTTAAGAATACAGCTGAACCGAGATTGCATGTATTCCTAGCCACCTCTCCCATTCACATGACTCATAAGCTTAAGATGACACCTGATCAGGTCATCGATACAGCGGTCCAGGCCGTTCAGTACGCGAAGAAATTTTTCCCGGTCGTTCAGTGGTCGGCAGAAGATGCGTGCCGAACAGACTTGAATTTTTTGGTGAAGATCATGGAGAGAGTGATTGCGGCAGGGGCTTCGGTCATTAACCTTCCTGATACGGTAGGGTATATCACCCCACATAAATACGGTGAACTGTTTCGGTACGTAAGAGAAAATGTACCGAATATCGACGGAGTAAAGCTATCGGCTCATTGTCATGATGATTTGGGAATGGCAACAGCTAATTCACTGGCTGCCATTGAAAACGGAGCCGATCAAATTGAAGGAACGATCAATGGGATCGGGGAAAGGGCTGGAAATGCAGCTCTGGAAGAGATCGCAGTGGCTCTTAGAATCCGGGAAGATTTTTACGGAGCCACCACCCGCCTGAAACTGGATGAAATCAAGAAAACAAGCTCTCTTGTCAGTAAGCTGACGGGGATGAGAGTACCGGCTAACAAAGCGGTTGTAGGTGATAATGCTTTTGCTCATGAATCAGGTATTCACCAGGACGGAATGCTGAAGGAAAAAACAACCTACGAAATCATCACCCCTGAACTGATTGGAGTGAATGCGACCCGCCTGGTTCTGGGAAAACACTCCGGACGTCATGCTTTTAAAAATAAGGTGATTGAATTGGGATTCGAACTTTCAGACGAGAAGCTTAATGAAGCATTTCACGCATTCAAGGATCTGGCGGATAAGAAGAAGGAAATCGTCGATGAAGATCTATTCAGCATCCTGACGAATAAGCAAACGGAAATGGCCGATGGAGTCGGCTTTACATTAGAAAGAATGCAGGTCCAATACGGCATGGACAATATCCCCACGGCCACGATTGAATTGAAGTTTGAGGACGGAAGTGTAACCCAGCTCGCCTCAACGGGTTCAGGAAGTGTAGAAGCCATCTACAATACAATCGAAAAAATTCTGCCAAGTTCTTCTAGATTATTAGATTACAAGATCAACTCAGTCGGTGGGGGGCGGGATGCCCTTGCAGAAGTCTATGTAAGACTCGAATATAACGGAGAAAAGACAAGCGGCCGCGGCACTGCCCAGGATGTATTAGAAGCATCAGCACGCGCTTACCTTAATGCAGTTAACCGATCAGCACAACGGAAGTCACAGTCCATGGAGAAGGAAGCAGTGGAAGCCGGCTTGTAA
- the leuB gene encoding 3-isopropylmalate dehydrogenase → MKKKIAVLPGDGIGQEIMDGALEVLKAVGDWFGHDFEVEKGHIGGDAVDRFGTPLPPETIKLCKDSDAVLLGAVGGPKWEHLPKELRPEKGLLAIRKEFDLFANLRPVKAFESLLGASPLKREIVEEVDLVIVRELTGGLYFGQPSGRQGKRNEVAVDTLVYEKSEIERIVHKAFKLAQKRKKKLTSVDKANVLETSRMWREVVNEVAVEYPEVEVEHMLVDVAAMKLMYQPKQFDVLVTENMFGDILSDEASMITGSLGMLPSASLRGDSFGLYEPVHGSAPDIAGKGKANPLAMILSVAMMLRHSFGLKEEAEMIEMAVQEVLNAGYRTGDLWTMGRGTVVGTGAMSQLVVERLEADHALSSILAAYL, encoded by the coding sequence ATGAAGAAAAAAATCGCTGTACTACCAGGAGACGGTATCGGTCAAGAAATCATGGACGGGGCATTAGAAGTACTGAAGGCAGTGGGTGATTGGTTCGGTCATGACTTCGAAGTCGAGAAAGGTCACATCGGCGGGGATGCCGTCGACCGCTTCGGTACACCATTACCTCCTGAAACGATCAAGCTTTGTAAAGATAGTGACGCCGTTTTATTAGGTGCCGTAGGAGGTCCGAAGTGGGAGCATCTTCCGAAAGAGCTTCGTCCAGAAAAAGGTCTCCTGGCGATTCGCAAAGAGTTCGACCTTTTCGCGAATCTGAGACCGGTGAAAGCATTTGAAAGTTTACTAGGTGCATCCCCACTAAAACGGGAAATTGTAGAAGAAGTAGATTTGGTGATTGTCAGGGAACTGACAGGAGGATTGTACTTCGGTCAGCCGTCCGGTCGTCAAGGAAAGCGAAACGAAGTAGCAGTTGATACCCTTGTCTATGAAAAAAGTGAAATCGAACGTATCGTTCATAAAGCCTTCAAGCTGGCTCAAAAGCGCAAGAAAAAATTAACGTCCGTCGACAAGGCAAATGTTCTGGAAACAAGTCGAATGTGGCGCGAAGTCGTGAATGAAGTCGCCGTTGAATACCCGGAAGTGGAAGTGGAGCACATGCTGGTCGATGTAGCGGCCATGAAGCTCATGTATCAGCCGAAGCAATTCGATGTGCTGGTAACTGAGAATATGTTCGGGGATATCCTGAGTGACGAAGCCTCCATGATCACAGGCTCACTGGGTATGCTTCCTTCCGCCAGTTTAAGGGGGGACTCCTTCGGGCTGTACGAACCGGTACACGGATCTGCACCCGATATCGCCGGAAAAGGAAAAGCCAATCCACTGGCCATGATTTTATCGGTTGCCATGATGCTTAGACATTCCTTCGGCTTAAAAGAAGAGGCTGAAATGATCGAAATGGCCGTTCAGGAAGTCCTGAACGCAGGCTACCGTACAGGAGACCTTTGGACCATGGGCCGCGGAACCGTTGTAGGAACCGGTGCCATGAGTCAGCTGGTTGTAGAGCGACTGGAAGCAGATCATGCCTTGTCTTCGATCTTGGCGGCGTACTTGTAA
- the leuC gene encoding 3-isopropylmalate dehydratase large subunit, translating to MAGKNIIEKIWEKHIVHREKGKPDLLYIDLHLVHEVTSPQAFEGLRLKNRKVRRPDLTYATMDHNVPTRERHIIRDEIARLQMDTLKKNCEEFAVTLADIHHPDQGIVHVIGPELGLTQPGKTIVCGDSHTSTHGAFGALAFGIGTSEVEHVLATQTLWQSRPKTLQVEVTGELGFGVTAKDVILNIISTYGVGFGTGYVIEFTGDVIRNLSMEERMTVCNMSIEAGAKAGLISPDETTFDYLNGREYLPKDKSFEQCKEEWKSLTSDRDATYDHKIEVKGEEIEPHVTWGTNPGMGASISRSVPHPEQYADPSEREGVERALHYMGLEAGMRIEDIEVDYVFIGSCTNSRLSDLKAAAEVVKGQTVKPGVTALVVPGSFKVKKEAEEEGLDTIFKEAGFQWREAGCSMCLAMNDDIVPPGKRCASTSNRNFEGRQGNGSRTHLLSPSMAAAAAVTGKLTDVRKLEKMPIS from the coding sequence ATGGCAGGGAAAAATATCATCGAAAAGATATGGGAAAAACACATTGTGCACAGAGAAAAGGGAAAGCCGGATTTACTGTATATTGATCTGCACCTTGTACATGAAGTTACGTCTCCCCAAGCATTTGAAGGTCTTCGCTTGAAAAATCGCAAGGTGCGGAGACCTGATTTAACCTATGCCACTATGGATCACAATGTACCGACGAGAGAGCGTCACATCATCAGGGATGAAATCGCTCGACTGCAGATGGATACGTTAAAGAAAAATTGCGAAGAATTTGCTGTCACTCTTGCCGATATTCACCACCCTGATCAAGGGATTGTCCATGTCATCGGTCCAGAGCTCGGTTTGACTCAGCCGGGGAAAACCATTGTTTGCGGAGACAGTCATACCTCTACCCACGGAGCCTTCGGAGCACTGGCCTTCGGGATAGGAACTAGTGAAGTGGAGCATGTATTAGCAACTCAAACCCTCTGGCAATCAAGGCCGAAGACTCTTCAAGTTGAAGTGACGGGAGAGTTGGGATTTGGTGTCACAGCCAAAGACGTGATCTTAAACATCATTTCTACCTACGGAGTAGGATTCGGAACCGGATATGTCATCGAATTCACCGGTGACGTGATCCGCAATCTATCCATGGAAGAAAGAATGACCGTTTGTAATATGAGCATTGAAGCAGGAGCCAAAGCGGGATTAATCAGTCCTGACGAGACGACCTTCGATTATTTAAATGGGAGAGAATATCTTCCTAAAGATAAATCTTTTGAACAATGTAAGGAAGAATGGAAATCCTTAACGAGTGACAGGGATGCAACTTATGATCACAAAATTGAGGTGAAAGGTGAGGAAATCGAGCCTCATGTTACATGGGGAACAAATCCTGGAATGGGCGCATCGATTTCAAGGTCCGTCCCTCATCCGGAACAGTACGCAGATCCTTCTGAAAGAGAAGGGGTTGAAAGGGCGCTTCATTATATGGGGCTCGAAGCGGGAATGAGAATCGAGGACATAGAGGTTGATTATGTGTTTATTGGCTCGTGTACGAATTCGCGCTTGAGTGACTTGAAAGCGGCGGCTGAGGTGGTAAAAGGCCAAACTGTAAAGCCGGGCGTAACCGCTTTGGTTGTTCCGGGTTCGTTTAAAGTGAAAAAAGAGGCTGAAGAGGAAGGGTTGGATACCATTTTTAAAGAAGCCGGATTCCAGTGGAGGGAAGCAGGCTGCAGCATGTGCCTGGCTATGAATGATGATATCGTGCCTCCAGGCAAACGGTGTGCATCGACTTCCAACCGGAACTTTGAAGGCCGGCAAGGAAATGGATCGAGAACCCATCTACTCAGTCCATCCATGGCCGCAGCGGCTGCCGTGACCGGAAAGCTGACAGATGTTCGGAAGCTTGAAAAAATGCCGATTTCATAG
- the leuD gene encoding 3-isopropylmalate dehydratase small subunit — translation MAINHVEGKVFPLRRDNIDTDQIIPKQFLKRIERKGFGQYLFYHWRFEDDGKSLRDDFLLDTPQYQDAEVLLGGKNFGCGSSREHAPWALQDYGFQVIIAKSFADIFYNNCLKNGILPIQLDEKTVDALLENESHVGLYKIEVSLEHQTICDSEGLRVSFDIDPYWKTMLLKGLDEIDLTLHYGKNIEEYEKNYEVSGLGI, via the coding sequence GTGGCGATCAATCATGTGGAAGGAAAAGTATTTCCTCTCAGGAGAGACAATATAGACACCGATCAAATCATTCCGAAACAGTTTTTAAAAAGGATTGAGCGTAAAGGATTTGGACAGTACTTATTTTATCATTGGCGGTTTGAGGACGATGGGAAGTCGCTAAGAGACGATTTCTTATTAGACACACCACAATATCAAGACGCAGAGGTTCTCCTTGGAGGAAAGAATTTCGGTTGTGGATCCTCAAGGGAACACGCACCGTGGGCCCTCCAGGACTATGGATTTCAAGTGATCATCGCGAAGAGCTTCGCAGATATTTTTTATAACAATTGTTTGAAAAATGGGATCCTGCCCATTCAACTGGATGAAAAAACAGTGGATGCACTTTTGGAAAATGAGAGTCATGTAGGCTTATATAAAATTGAAGTGTCCCTTGAGCATCAGACCATTTGTGATTCAGAAGGACTTCGTGTCTCTTTTGACATCGATCCTTACTGGAAGACGATGCTGTTAAAGGGACTGGATGAAATTGATTTGACGTTACATTACGGGAAAAATATTGAAGAATACGAAAAAAATTATGAGGTGAGTGGCTTGGGAATTTAA
- the ilvA gene encoding threonine ammonia-lyase — MDNTEVVEAMERISHQVHRTPLKQSSTLNTFTGGEIYLKMENLQRTGSFKVRGAMNKIMSLSEEEAGRGIIAASAGNHAQGVALASSLRGVPSKIFMPKRTPSTKIAATKHYGAEIVLTGDTYQEAYGAALEEKIRNGSTYVHAFDDHKVMAGQGTVALEMLQQLSDLDMILVPVGGGGLLAGMALAVKAFNPRVQIVGVQALGAPATYNFFTGRNKGSLEHVHTIADGILVKKPGELTFPIIRQYVDDMVTVTDEEISYSIMFMLQREKTLVEGAGAASLAAAMCQKVKVDGKKVGCVISGGNADPSKIPVYRDLSKMARQLHHIV; from the coding sequence ATGGATAACACTGAAGTTGTAGAAGCAATGGAAAGAATCAGTCATCAGGTGCATCGAACACCGTTAAAGCAATCATCGACGCTGAATACGTTCACAGGTGGAGAGATCTATTTGAAAATGGAGAACCTGCAGCGAACAGGTTCCTTCAAAGTAAGAGGCGCAATGAATAAAATCATGTCATTGTCTGAAGAAGAAGCGGGTAGGGGGATCATTGCCGCATCTGCAGGAAATCATGCCCAAGGTGTGGCACTGGCTTCATCCCTGCGCGGAGTTCCGTCGAAAATCTTCATGCCGAAACGAACACCTTCCACAAAAATAGCGGCAACGAAACATTACGGAGCTGAGATTGTCCTGACTGGAGACACCTATCAGGAAGCCTACGGGGCAGCACTTGAAGAGAAAATCAGAAATGGCTCGACGTATGTTCATGCATTTGATGATCATAAAGTGATGGCTGGGCAAGGGACAGTCGCACTGGAAATGCTTCAGCAACTCAGTGATTTAGACATGATCCTGGTACCTGTTGGCGGAGGCGGTCTGTTGGCCGGAATGGCACTGGCCGTAAAAGCCTTTAACCCCCGAGTACAAATCGTCGGCGTACAGGCACTGGGAGCACCGGCTACGTATAACTTTTTTACAGGAAGAAACAAAGGATCTCTGGAGCATGTACACACCATTGCAGACGGGATCCTCGTCAAGAAGCCTGGAGAGCTCACGTTTCCGATCATCCGTCAGTATGTAGACGATATGGTCACCGTTACGGATGAAGAAATCTCCTATAGCATCATGTTTATGCTTCAAAGGGAAAAAACGCTGGTTGAAGGAGCAGGAGCGGCATCCTTAGCGGCAGCTATGTGTCAAAAGGTCAAGGTAGATGGAAAGAAAGTCGGCTGTGTCATCAGTGGCGGAAATGCCGATCCAAGCAAGATCCCTGTGTACCGAGATCTATCCAAAATGGCCAGGCAGCTGCACCATATTGTGTAA